A window from Dama dama isolate Ldn47 chromosome 11, ASM3311817v1, whole genome shotgun sequence encodes these proteins:
- the NOTCH1 gene encoding neurogenic locus notch homolog protein 1 isoform X1 — translation MRVASGLIESQTGEARQGCVSRCPRRQGPQAVTTSTQGVQGPGPAQLGALAGIWHLAWVGAGPSGAHPGFWKAWPPGHRQARSTSAARPCSSPLPLPGWESAVLHGTDHGGLCDCGCSSTPLSSPVNTNTRGSRWDIAWLHSARGPVRSAPRPRPEGSPETSPAQDLGDIMEGRWWLRRCSGAFAGQQCQAPNPCLSAPCKNGGTCHTVERDGLVDYTCSCRLGFSGPLCLTPRDHACLASPCLNGGTCDLLTLAEYKCLCPPGWSGKTCQQADPCASNPCANGGQCLPFEASYICHCPAGFHGPTCRQDVNECSQSPGLCHHGGTCLNEVGSYRCVCRPTHTGPHCELPYVPCSPSPCQNGGTCRPTGDTTHECACLPGFTGQNCEENIDDCPGNNCKNGGACVDGVNTYNCRCPPEWTGQYCTEDVDECQLMPNACQNGGTCHNTHGDYNCVCVNGWTGEDCSENIDDCASASCFQGATCHDRVASFYCECPHGRTGLLCHLNDACISNPCNEGSNCDTNPVNGKAICTCPSGYTGPACSQDVDECSLGANPCEHAGKCINTLGSFECQCLQGYTGPRCEIDVNECVSNPCQNDATCLDQIGEFQCICMPGYEGVHCEVNTDECASSPCLQNGRCLDKINEFVCECPTGFTGHLCQYDVDECASTPCKNGAKCLDGPNTYTCVCTEGYTGPHCEVDIDECDPDPCHYGSCKDGVATFTCLCQPGYTGHHCETNINECHSQPCRHGGTCQDRDNSYLCFCLKGTTGPNCEINLDDCASNPCDSGTCLDKIDGYECACEPGYTGSMCNINIDECADRPCHNGGTCEDGINGFTCRCPEGYHDPTCLSEVNECSSNPCIHGACRDSLNGYKCDCDPGWSGANCDVNNDECESNPCVNGGTCKDMTSGYVCACREGFSGPNCQTNINECASNPCLNQGTCIDDVAGYKCNCLLPYTGATCEVVLAPCAPGPCRNGGECRESEDYESFSCACPAGWQGQTCEIDINECVKSPCRAGASCQNTNGGYRCHCQAGYTGRNCETDIDDCRPNPCHNGGSCTDGINTAFCDCLPGFQGAFCEEDINECASNPCRNGANCTDCVDSYTCTCPTGFSGIHCENNTPDCTESSCFNGGTCVDGINAFTCLCPPGFTGSYCQHDVNECDSRPCLHGGTCHDSYGTYKCTCPQGYTGLNCQTLVRWCDSSPCKNDGRCWQTNAMYRCECHSGWTGLYCDVPSVSCEVAARQQGVNVTHLCRNGGLCMNAGNTHHCHCQAGYTGSYCEEQVDECSPSPCQNGATCTDYPGGYSCECVAGYHGVNCSEEVNECLSQPCRNGGTCIDLTNTYKCSCPRGTQGVHCEINVDDCNPPIDPVSRGPKCFNNGTCVDQVGGYSCTCPPGFVGERCEGDVNECLSNPCDARGTQNCVQRVNAFHCECRAGHTGRRCESVINGCKDRPCKNGGSCAVASNTARGFICKCPAGFEGATCENDARSCGSLRCLNGGTCIAGPRSPTCLCLGPFTGPECQFPASSPCVGGNPCYNQGVCEPTAESPFYRCRCPAKFNGLLCHILDYSFGGGVGLDIPPPQIEETCELPGCREEAGNKVCSLQCNNHACGWDGGDCSLNFDDPWQNCTQSLQCWKYFSNGRCDSQCNSAGCLFDGFDCQRAEGQCNPLYDQYCKDHFRDGHCDQGCNSAECEWDGLDCAEHVPERLAAGTLVLVVLMPPEQLRNRSLHFLRELSRLLHTNVVFKRDASGQQMIFPYYGREEELHKHPIRRSVDGGAPLLPGGGGGRRRRELDPMDIRGSIVYLEIDNRQCVQSSSQCFQSATDVAAFLGALASLGSLNIPYKIEAVQSETVEPPPPPPLHFMYVAVVAFVLLFFVGCGVLLSRKRRRQHGQLWFPEGFKVSEASKKKRREPLGEDSVGLKPLKNSSDGALMDDNQNEWGDEGLEAKKFRFEEPVVLPDLDDQTDHRQWTQQHLDAADLRVSAMAPTPPQGEADADCLDVNVRGPDGFTPLMIASCSGGGLETGNSEEEEDAPAVISDFIYQGASLHNQTDRTGETALHLAARYSRSDAAKRLLEASADANIQDNMGRTPLHAAVSADAQGVFQILIRNRATDLDARMHDGTTPLILAARLAVEGMLEDLINSHADVNAVDDLGKSALHWAAAVNNVEAAVVLLKNGANKDMQNNKEETPLFLAAREGSYETAKVLLDHFANRDITDHMDRLPRDIAQERMHHDIVRLLDEYSLVRSPPLHGAPLGGAPTLSPPLCSPNGYLGNLKPPMQGKKARKPSTKGLACGGKEPKDLKARRKKSQDGKGCLLDSGSVLSPVDSLESPHGYLSDVASPPLLPSPFQPSPSVPLNHLPGMPEAHLGVSHLSVAAKPEMAALSGGGRLAFEAGPPRLSHLPVASSTSTILGAAGSGGGGAVNFTVGGAAGLNGQCEWLSRLQNGLVPNQYNPLRGGVTPGTLSTQAAGLQHGTVGPLHAPALSQVMSYQALPSTRLASQPHLVPTQQLQPQQNLQMQPPSMPPQPNLQPPPPHLGVGSAASGHLGRSFLGGELSQADVQPLGPGNLAAHTVLPQEGQALPTSLPSALAPPMTTAQFLTPPSQHSYSSSPVDNTPSHQLQVPEHPFLTPSPESPDQWSSSSPHSNISDWSEGISSPPTSVPSQIAHVPEAFK, via the exons CTGCAGCGGGGCCTTCGCGGGCCAGCAATGCCAGGCCCCCAACCCCTGCCTCAGCGCCCCCTGCAAGAACGGCGGGACATGCCACACGGTGGAACGAGACGGCCTGGTGGACTACACCTGCAGCTGCCGCCTGGGCTTCTCGGGGCCGCTCTGCCTGACGCCCCGAGACCACGCCTGCCTCGCCAGCCCCTGCCTCAACGGCGGCACCTGTGACCTGCTCACGCTGGCCGAGTACAAGTGCCTCTGCCCCCCAGGCTGGTCAG GGAAGACATGCCAGCAGGCTGACCCCTGCGCCTCAAACCCGTGTGCCAACGGAGGCCAGTGCCTGCCCTTCGAGGCGTCGTATATCTGCCACTGCCCAGCCGGCTTCCACGGCCCCACGTGCAGGCAGGACGTCAATGAGTGCAGCCAGAGCCCCGGGCTCTGCCACCACGGCGGCACCTGCCTCAACGAGGTCGGCTCCTACCGCTGCGTCTGCCGCCCCACCCACACCGGCCCCCACTGCGAGCTGCCCTACGTGCCTTgcagcccctccccctgccagaACGGGGGCACCTGCCGCCCCACGGGGGACACCACCCACGAGTGCGCCTGCCTGCCAG GCTTCACTGGCCAGAACTGCGAGGAAAACATTGACGACTGCCCGGGGAACAATTGCAAGAACGGAGGCGCCTGTGTGGACGGCGTGAACACCTACAACTGCCGCTGCCCCCCAGAGTGGACAG GTCAGTACTGCACGGAGGACGTGGACGAGTGCCAGCTCATGCCCAACGCCTGCCAGAACGGCGGGACCTGCCACAACACCCACGGCGACTACAACTGCGTGTGCGTCAACGGCTGGACGGGTGAGGACTGTAGCGAGAACATCGACGACTGCGCCAGCGCCTCCTGCTTCCAGGGTGCCACCTGCCACGACCGTGTGGCCTCCTTCTACTGCGAGTGTCCCCACGGCCGCACGG GTCTGCTGTGCCACCTGAATGACGCCTGCATCAGCAACCCCTGCAACGAGGGCTCCAACTGCGACACCAACCCCGTCAACGGCAAGGCCATCTGCACCTGCCCCTCGGGGTACACGGGGCCGGCCTGCAGCCAGGATGTGGACGAGTGCTCGCTGG GCGCCAACCCCTGTGAGCACGCGGGCAAGTGCATCAACACGCTGGGCTCGTTCGAGTGCCAGTGTCTGCAGGGCTACACCGGCCCGCGCTGCGAGATCGACGTCAACGAGTGTGTGTCGAACCCGTGTCAGAACGATGCCACCTGCCTGGACCAGATCGGGGAGTTCCAGTGTATCTGCATGCCCG GCTACGAGGGCGTGCACTGCGAGGTGAACACGGACGAGTGCGCCAGCAGCCCCTGCCTGCAGAACGGCCGCTGCCTGGACAAGATCAATGAGTTCGTGTGCGAGTGCCCCACGG GCTTCACCGGGCACTTATGTCAGTATGACGTGGACGAGTGTGCGAGCACGCCCTGCAAGAATGGCGCTAAGTGCCTGGACGGGCCCAACACCTACACCTGCGTGTGCACGGAAG GCTACACGGGGCCCCACTGCGAGGTGGACATCGACGAGTGTGACCCCGACCCTTGCCACTACGGGTCCTGCAAGGACGGCGTGGCCACCTTCACCTGCCTGTGCCAGCCGGGCTACACGGGCCACCACTGCGAGACCAACATCAACGAGTGCCACAGCCAGCCCTGCCGCCACGGGGGCACCTGCCAGGACCGCGACAACTCCTACCTCTGCTTCTGCCTCAAGGGGACCACAG GACCCAACTGCGAGATCAACCTGGACGACTGCGCGAGCAACCCCTGCGACTCCGGCACGTGTCTGGACAAGATTGACGGCTACGAGTGTGCGTGTGAGCCGGGCTACACAG GGAGCATGTGTAACATCAACATTGACGAGTGCGCAGACAGACCCTGCCACAACGGGGGCACCTGCGAGGACGGCATCAACGGCTTCACCTGCCGCTGCCCCGAGGGCTACCACGACCCCACCTGCCTGTCCGAGGTCAACGAGTGCAGCAGCAATCCCTGCATCCACGGGGCCTGCCGCGACAGCCTCAACGG GTACAAGTGTGACTGTGACCCCGGGTGGAGCGGGGCCAACTGTGACGTCAACAATGACGAGTGTGAGTCGAACCCCTGCGTCAACGGGGGCACCTGCAAGGACATGACCAGCGGCTACGTGTGCGCCTGCCGGGAGGGCTTCAGTG GCCCCAACTGCCAGACCAACATCAACGAGTGCGCATCCAACCCATGTCTCAACCAGGGCACGTGTATCGATGACGTGGCAGGGTACAAATGCAACTGCCTCTTGCCCTACACAG GGGCCACGTGTGAGGTGGTGCTGGCCCCGTGTGCCCCCGGGCCCTGCAGAAACGGCGGCGAGTGTCGGGAGTCAGAGGATTACGAGAGCTTCTCCTGCGCCTGCCCCGCAGGCTGGCAGG gGCAGACCTGTGAGATTGACATCAACGAGTGCGTGAAGAGCCCGTGCCGCGCGGGCGCCTCCTGCCAGAACACCAACGGCGGCTACCGCTGCCACTGCCAGGCGGGCTACACGGGGCGCAACTGCGAGACAGACATCGACGACTGCCGGCCCA ACCCGTGCCACAACGGGGGCTCCTGCACAGACGGCATCAACACGGCCTTCTGCGACTGCCTGCCCGGCTTCCAGGGTGCCTTCTGCGAAGAGGACATCAACGAGTGTGCCAGCAACCCCTGCCGCAACGGCGCCAACTGCACCGACTGCGTGGACAGCTATACCTGCACCTGCCCCACGGGCTTCAGCGGCATCCACTGCGAGAATAACACGCCCGACTGCACGGAGAG CTCCTGCTTCAACGGCGGTACCTGCGTGGACGGCATCAACGCCTTCACCTGCCTGTGTCCACCCGGCTTCACGGGCAGCTACTGCCAGCACGACGTCAACGAGTGTGACTCTCGGCCCTGCCTGCACGGCGGCACCTGCCACGACAGCTACGGCACCTACAAGTGCACCTGCCCGCAGGGCTACACGGGCCTCAACTGCCAG ACCCTCGTGCGCTGGTGCGACTCCTCCCCCTGCAAGAACGACGGCCGGTGCTGGCAGACCAACGCGATGTACCGCTGCGAGTGCCACAGCGGCTGGACTGGCCTCTACTGCGACGTGCCCAGCGTCTCCTGTGAGGTGGCCGCGCGGCAGCAAG GCGTCAACGTGACCCACTTGTGCCGGAACGGGGGCCTCTGCATGAACGCGGGCAACACACACCACTGCCACTGCCAGGCTGGCTACACGGGCAGCTACTGTGAGGAGCAGGTGGATGAGTGCTCACCCAGCCCCTGCCAGAACGGGGCCACCTGCACCGACTACCCCGGCGGCTACTCCTGCGAG TGTGTGGCCGGCTACCATGGGGTGAACTGCTCCGAGGAGGTGAACGAGTGCTTGTCCCAGCCCTGCCGGAATGGGGGCACCTGCATCGACCTCACCAACACCTACAAGTGTTCCTGCCCCCGCGGCACGCAGG GCGTGCACTGCGAGATCAACGTGGACGACTGCAACCCCCCCATCGACCCTGTGTCCCGGGGCCCCAAGTGCTTTAACAACGGCACCTGCGTGGACCAGGTGGGCGGCTACAGCTGCACCTGCCCGCCCGGCTTCGTGGGTGAGCGCTGCGAGGGCGACGTCAACGAGTGCCTGTCCAACCCCTGCGACGCCCGCGGCACCCAGAACTGCGTGCAGCGCGTCAACGCCTTCCACTGCGAGTGCCGCGCCGGCCACACCG GACGCCGCTGCGAGTCGGTCATCAACGGCTGCAAGGACAGGCCCTGCAAGAACGGGGGCAGCTGTGCGGTGGCCTCCAACACGGCCCGCGGGTTCATCTGCAAATGCCCAGCG GGCTTCGAGGGCGCCACGTGTGAGAACGACGCCCGCAGCTGTGGGAGCCTGCGGTGCCTGAACGGCGGCACGTGCATCGCGGGCCCGCGCAGCCCCACCTGCCTGTGCCTGGGCCCCTTCACCGGCCCCGAGTGCCAGTTTCCAGCCAGCAGCCCCTGCGTGGGCGGCAACCCCTGCTACAACCAGGGCGTCTGCGAGCCCACCGCCGAGAGCCCCTTCTACCGCTGCCGCTGCCCCGCCAAGTTCAACGGGCTCCTGTGCCACATCCTGGACTACAGCTTTGGGGGCGGCGTGGGCCTCGACATCCCCCCGCCGCAGATCGAGGAGACGTGCGAGCTCCCCGGCTGCCGCGAGGAGGCCGGCAACAAGGTCTGCAGCCTGCAGTGCAACAACCACGCGTGCGGCTGGGACGGCGGCGACTGCTCCCTCAACTTTGACGACCCCTGGCAGAACTGCACGCAGTCCCTGCAGTGCTGGAAGTACTTCAGCAACGGCCGCTGCGACAGCCAGTGCAACTCGGCCGGCTGCCTCTTCGACGGCTTCGACTGCCAGCGCGCAGAAGGCCAGTGCAA CCCCCTGTACGACCAGTACTGCAAGGACCACTTCAGGGACGGGCACTGTGACCAGGGCTGCAACAGCGCGGAGTGCGAGTGGGACGGGCTGGACTGCGCGGAGCACGTGCCCGAGCGGCTGGCGGCCGGCACGCTGGTGCTGGTGGTGCTCATGCCGCCCGAGCAGCTGCGCAACCGCTCCCTGCACTTCCTGCGGGAGCTCAGCCGCCTGCTGCACACCAACGTGGTCTTCAAGCGCGACGCCAGCGGCCAGCAGATGATCTTCCCCTACTACGGCCGCGAGGAGGAGCTGCACAAGCACCCCATCAGGCGCTCCGTGGACGGCGGGGCCCCGCTGctcccgggcggcggcggcggacgcCGGCGCAGGGAGCTGGACCCCATGGACATCCGCGG GTCCATCGTCTACCTGGAGATTGACAACCGGCAGTGCGTCCAGTCATCATCCCAGTGCTTCCAGAGCGCCACGGACGTGGCCGCCTTCCTGGGTGCGCTGGCCTCGCTGGGCAGCCTCAACATCCCCTACAAGATCGAGGCCGTGCAGA GTGAGACGGTggagccgcccccgcccccgccgctgcACTTCATGTACGTGGCCGTGGTGGCCTTCGTGCTGCTGTTCTTCGTGGGCTGCGGGGTGCTGCTATCGCGGAAGCGCCGGCGGCAGCATGGCCAGCTCTGGTTCCCCGAGGGCTTCAAGGTGTCGGAGGCCAGCAAGAAGAAGCGGCGCGAGCCCCTCGGCGAGGACTCCGTGGGCCTCAA GCCCCTGAAGAACTCCTCGGACGGCGCCCTCATGGACGACAACCAGAACGAGTGGGGCGACGAGGGCCTGGAGGCCAAGAAGTTCCGG TTCGAGGAGCCCGTGGTCCTCCCTGACCTGGACGACCAGACAGACCACAGACAGTGGACTCAGCAGCATCTGGACGCCGCCGACCTGCGCGTGTCTGCCATGGCCCCCACGCCTCCCCAGGGCGAGGCCGATGCCGACTGCCTGGACGTGAACGTCCGTGGGCCGG ACGGCTTCACGCCCCTCATGATCGCCTCCTGCAGCGGAGGGGGCCTAGAGACAGGCAAcagcgaggaggaggaggatgcgcCTGCGGTCATCTCGGACTTCATCTACCAGGGCGCCAGCCTGCACAACCAGACAGACCGCACCGGCGAGACTGCCCTGCACCTGGCCGCCCGCTACTCGCGCTCCGACGCGGCCAAGCGCCTGCTGGAGGCCAGTGCGGACGCCAACATACAGGACAACATGGGCCGCACCCCGCTGCACGCGGCCGTGTCTGCCGACGCGCAGGGCGTCTTCCAG ATCCTGATCCGGAACCGAGCCACCGACCTGGACGCCCGCATGCACGACGGCACGACCCCGCTAATCCTGGCTGCCCGCCTGGCTGTGGAGGGCATGCTGGAGGACCTCATCAACTCCCATGCCGACGTCAATGCTGTGGACGACCTGG GCAAGTCCGCCCTGCACTGGGCGGCCGCGGTGAACAACGTGGAGGCCGCTGTCGTGCTGCTGAAGAACGGGGCCAACAAGGACATGCAGAACAACAAG GAGGAGACGCCCTTGTTCCTGGCCGCCCGGGAGGGCAGCTACGAGACGGCCAAGGTGCTGCTGGACCATTTTGCCAACCGGGACATCACGGACCACATGGACCGCCTGCCTCGCGACATCGCGCAGGAGCGCATGCACCACGACATCGTGCGGCTGCTGGACGAATACAGCCTGGTGCGCAGCCCCCCGCTGCACGGCGCCCCCCTGGGCGGCGCGCCCACCCTGTCGCCCCCGCTCTGCTCGCCCAACGGCTACCTGGGCAACCTCAAGCCCCCCATGCAGGGCAAGAAGGCCCGCAAGCCCAGCACCAAGGGCCTGGCCTGCGGCGGCAAGGAGCCCAAGGACCTTAAGGCTCGGAGGAAGAAGTCCCAAGACGGCAAGGGCTGCCTGCTGGACAGCGGGAGCGTGCTCTCGCCCGTGGACTCCCTCGAGTCCCCCCACGGCTACCTGTCAGACGTGgcctccccgcccctcctgccctcccctttCCAGCCATCTCCCTCCGTGCCCCTCAACCACCTGCCCGGGATGCCCGAGGCCCACCTGGGCGTCAGCCACCTGAGCGTGGCAGCCAAGCCCGAGATGGCGGCGCTCAGTGGGGGCGGACGGCTGGCCTTCGAGGCAGGGCCACCGCGCCTCTCCCACCTGCCTGTGGCCTCCAGCACCAGCACCATCCTGGGTGCCGCTGGCAGTGGGGGCGGTGGGGCTGTGAATTTCACCGTGGGTGGAGCCGCGGGCTTGAATGGCCAGTGCGAGTGGCTGTCCCGGCTGCAGAACGGCCTAGTGCCCAACCAGTACAACCCGCTGCGAGGGGGCGTGACGCCGGGCACCCTGAGCACGCAGGCTGCCGGCCTGCAGCATGGCACGGTGGGCCCGCTGCACGCCCCCGCCCTGTCCCAGGTGATGAGCTACCAGGCCCTGCCCAGCACGCGGCTGGCCTCCCAGCCTCACCTGGTGCCGACGCAGCAGCTGCAGCCGCAGCAGAACTTACAGATGCAGCCGCCGAGCATGCCACCGCAGCCAAAcctgcagccgccgccgccgcacctCGGCGTGGGCTCAGCCGCCAGCGGCCACCTGGGCCGGAGCTTCCTGGGAGGGGAGCTGAGCCAGGCGGACGTGCAGCCGCTGGGGCCCGGCAACCTGGCCGCGCACACCGTGCTGCCGCAGGAAGGCCAGGCCCTGCCCACGTCGCTGCCGTCCGCGCTGGCCCCGCCCATGACCACCGCCCAGTTCCTGACGCCCCCCTCCCAGCACAGCTACTCCTCCTCCCCCGTGGACAACACCCCCAGCCACCAGCTGCAGGTGCCCGAGCACCCCTTCCTCACCCCGTCCCCCGAGTCCCCCGACCAGTGGTCCAGCTCCTCGCCACATTCCAACATCTCCGATTGGTCCGAGGGCATCTCCAGCCCGCCCACCAGCGTGCCGTCCCAAATCGCCCACGTCCCAGAGGCGTTCAAGTAA